The window AATAAGTCTTAGATCAAGTAAAGTAAGTTTGTTTTCTAAAAAGAAAGAAACACAAAATATAGATAGTGATTTTGAAAAGTGGAATTCAGAGCATACTCTTGAAAAGAAACCACAGCTTCAAAGTCAGATCATAGTTATAGGTGTGTTTTCTATTCTTATTTCTATTTCTAACTGGTTCAACAACTGGTATCTATTGCTTAATGAATGGGCATTTGATTTAAATCATATCTTTTTAATAGAACCGCTGGTAAACATGTTTTTACTTCCTATCGCCGCTTTATTATTCTTACAAAAATATACTAGCGGCTGGGTCATATTAACATTCATTTATCTCAGAGCCTTGCTTCATGGAGTATTTTACATTGCATTTATGTATGAAGGAGATTACAGTATATATGCTCTTATTAGCGTTGGCTACTGTTTAGTTTACGGACTTGTGATTTGGTTTCTATTGGACCATAAAATGAAGACGACTTTCTCAGTAAATCAGACCACTTCATGTTTTACCGCGATATTTTCATTAATTTTCAGTTTTATAACGCTTCTTTTGATAGCTACTCAACATTAATAGAATGACTTATTTAGTAAACATTTCAATAGGTGCGATAGCATTGCTCCATTTGTACATCATGTATTTTGAAATGTTTGCTTGGGAAACTAAAGGTCGTAAAGTATTCCGTAATTTTCCTAAAGAATTTTTTAGTCAGACTACCGTTATGGCAGCAAATCAAGGATTGTATAACGGTTTTCTCGCCGTAGGATTGATCTGGACCTATTTTATAGAAAACGAAGAGTGGAAATTCAATGTATCTCTATTTTTTCTAGGTTGTGTAGCAATTGCAGGTATCTATGGAGCTTTTACGGCAAGCAAGAAAATCCTATTTGTACAAACACTTCCTGCGGTGATTGCTATGATACTTTTACTACTTACTAGATGAAAAACAACTATTTTCTTATAATGCTAGTATTGCTCTTATTATCTAGCTGTCAAAAGCAAATAACCAAGAGTGATGTGTTGGATACAGAACAATCAAAATATTCAATTAGAACGATTGATACTTTGATCAATTCAAAAGACTATCTAATATTAGGACATGAAAATGCAAAAATTAAAATTATAAATATTCAAGAGCGTGAAAATTTTCCAGATTTTAGAATCGTCGATCAGAAAAATAGTATCCTCATCATTGCAAAAAATTTAAATAATTCAAAACTTGAAATTTTTGAAAAATGGAATCCAAAATATAATTTTAATTATTATAAATCTTCCGTTTTTAAAGGAAAGTTAGCTGAGCCTGATTTCAATTCAAATCCTGCAGCTAAAAGATTTATTACAAGAATAAACGAGGAGTGTAAAAAGGGAATAAATTTTGCCGGAAAATATACACTAGTAATATGGGGATGTGGTACATCTTGTC is drawn from Nonlabens dokdonensis DSW-6 and contains these coding sequences:
- a CDS encoding DUF1304 domain-containing protein, producing the protein MTYLVNISIGAIALLHLYIMYFEMFAWETKGRKVFRNFPKEFFSQTTVMAANQGLYNGFLAVGLIWTYFIENEEWKFNVSLFFLGCVAIAGIYGAFTASKKILFVQTLPAVIAMILLLLTR